From the Parcubacteria group bacterium genome, one window contains:
- a CDS encoding TatD family hydrolase: MLIDTHAHLNFSAFKGDADETVKRALDNDIWMINVGSQYSTSQRAVLMAEKYKEGVYAAVGIHPLHLQKINFSYKDDNELEEVEIKTNGEDFEYSKYLELAKNSKVVAIGEMGLDYHHFEEGDDREELKKKQKEVLIQGIKLANEVEKPIMIHCWDAYEDLYEILKDNPAVRRGIIHSFVGGHKTALKFVELGYKIGLNGIITYSESYDRLIKEIDLKNMLLETDCPYLAPVPRKGERNESMYVKYVAEKIAEIKRVNIEKVEKSTTENARRLLGI; this comes from the coding sequence ATGTTAATCGATACTCATGCGCATCTAAATTTCTCTGCATTTAAAGGCGATGCGGATGAAACAGTAAAGCGGGCTCTGGATAACGATATCTGGATGATTAATGTCGGATCGCAGTATTCAACCAGCCAGCGGGCGGTTTTGATGGCGGAAAAATATAAAGAAGGCGTGTATGCCGCCGTTGGAATTCATCCGTTGCATCTGCAAAAAATAAATTTTAGTTACAAGGACGACAATGAATTAGAGGAAGTGGAAATAAAAACTAACGGAGAAGATTTTGAGTATTCAAAATATTTGGAACTGGCCAAAAATTCCAAAGTAGTGGCAATCGGAGAAATGGGGTTGGATTATCATCATTTTGAAGAGGGAGATGACAGAGAAGAATTAAAGAAAAAACAAAAAGAGGTTCTTATTCAGGGAATTAAACTGGCTAATGAAGTCGAAAAACCGATAATGATCCATTGTTGGGATGCCTACGAAGACCTTTATGAAATTTTGAAGGATAATCCAGCGGTCAGAAGGGGAATCATTCACAGCTTTGTGGGTGGACATAAAACTGCGCTAAAATTTGTTGAATTAGGATATAAAATTGGACTCAATGGAATCATAACTTATTCAGAAAGTTACGATCGTCTGATCAAGGAAATTGATTTAAAAAATATGCTCTTGGAAACCGACTGTCCGTATTTAGCTCCGGTTCCTAGAAAAGGCGAAAGAAACGAGTCTATGTATGTTAAATATGTCGCCGAAAAAATTGCGGAAATTAAAAGGGTGAACATAGAAAAAGTGGAAAAATCAACGACAGAAAATGCGAGAAGATTGTTAGGAATATAA
- a CDS encoding AtpZ/AtpI family protein: protein MNNDEQKIPWWEPGMVMFARLSGWIAGPVIVAVFVGRWLDKKYDTAPWIFLASVGVAFVISSMGIVKEAKAMMNKIIEDEKKKKNGGKQ, encoded by the coding sequence ATGAATAACGATGAACAAAAAATACCGTGGTGGGAGCCGGGTATGGTTATGTTTGCCAGACTTTCCGGATGGATTGCCGGACCGGTAATTGTGGCTGTCTTCGTTGGAAGATGGTTGGACAAAAAATACGACACTGCTCCCTGGATTTTTTTGGCGAGTGTCGGAGTCGCTTTTGTTATTTCATCAATGGGGATAGTTAAAGAGGCAAAAGCGATGATGAATAAGATCATTGAAGACGAAAAGAAGAAAAAAAATGGCGGAAAACAATAA
- a CDS encoding FoF1 ATP synthase subunit a: protein MAENNNNEIEHETTIFAEPIFHIGSFTVTNALLNSWLAVIILLLFFVAAGRKIKKIPRGVQNMFETILEGALSFADSITGDRKKSQKLLPICLTLFLFILVNNYLGLMPFVGSIGFIEELHGERFFIPMFRGATADLNTTLALALFSVVAIHVFGAMMVGGWNYFNRFINVKAFLEIPKKFKKDKNILLVNPIKAFVSMIEIVGEVAKIASLSLRLFGNIFAGEVLLVSMMAIFAFLTPVPFMFLEIIVGLVQALVFSILVLVFMSMATATEEH, encoded by the coding sequence ATGGCGGAAAACAATAACAACGAAATAGAACATGAGACCACGATTTTTGCCGAACCGATTTTTCACATCGGAAGTTTTACCGTTACCAACGCTTTACTCAATAGCTGGCTGGCGGTAATAATTTTATTATTATTTTTTGTAGCGGCAGGAAGAAAGATAAAAAAAATTCCCAGAGGAGTCCAAAATATGTTCGAAACAATTTTGGAAGGCGCATTGAGTTTTGCCGATAGCATTACCGGAGACAGAAAAAAATCACAGAAATTGCTTCCAATCTGTCTGACATTGTTTTTATTTATTCTGGTTAATAATTATCTGGGACTGATGCCTTTTGTCGGATCGATCGGTTTTATTGAAGAATTACATGGAGAAAGGTTTTTCATCCCGATGTTCCGGGGAGCAACCGCTGATCTTAATACTACCTTGGCATTAGCTTTGTTTTCGGTAGTAGCTATCCATGTTTTTGGAGCGATGATGGTTGGAGGCTGGAATTATTTCAATAGATTTATCAATGTCAAGGCATTTTTAGAAATCCCCAAAAAATTCAAAAAGGACAAAAATATTCTGCTGGTCAATCCGATTAAGGCTTTTGTCAGCATGATTGAAATAGTGGGAGAAGTGGCAAAAATTGCCTCTCTGTCGCTCAGGCTTTTTGGGAATATTTTTGCCGGTGAAGTTCTGTTGGTTTCGATGATGGCTATTTTTGCATTTTTAACCCCGGTGCCTTTTATGTTTTTGGAAATTATTGTCGGATTAGTCCAGGCGCTGGTGTTCTCTATTTTAGTTCTGGTTTTTATGAGTATGGCGACAGCGACAGAAGAACATTAA
- a CDS encoding ATP synthase F0 subunit C — MEGEAVKTALDLTMIAKALAIGIGSICPALAIGRIGAKAMESIGRNPEAAGKILAPMLLSAAFAEAIAIYALVVAFTIS; from the coding sequence ATGGAAGGAGAAGCAGTAAAAACAGCTCTCGATCTGACTATGATCGCAAAAGCTCTGGCAATCGGAATCGGATCCATTTGCCCGGCTTTGGCAATTGGAAGAATTGGAGCAAAAGCGATGGAATCAATCGGAAGAAATCCTGAAGCAGCCGGAAAAATTCTGGCCCCGATGCTTCTCTCGGCAGCTTTTGCTGAAGCAATCGCAATTTATGCCTTGGTAGTGGCTTTCACAATCAGCTAG
- the atpF gene encoding F0F1 ATP synthase subunit B, giving the protein MDALIGTFHIDYKILIAQIVNFSIVLFVLYKFAYGPLVKVMNDRTEKIEKGLRDAKEANKKLTETEEREKEVLSKARKEAQAIIEVADKTALKNKEDLLNEAKKKSEEIVANTQKQLEEEKKKMMSEVKSEIANLVVAATGKVIDEKMDSGKDREIIKKAIE; this is encoded by the coding sequence ATGGACGCTCTAATCGGAACATTTCACATTGATTACAAAATATTAATCGCGCAGATAGTTAATTTTTCTATTGTGCTTTTTGTGCTGTACAAATTCGCTTACGGACCTCTCGTTAAAGTGATGAATGACCGAACGGAAAAAATAGAAAAAGGACTGAGGGATGCCAAGGAAGCTAACAAAAAACTTACGGAAACTGAAGAAAGGGAAAAAGAAGTTTTGAGTAAGGCCAGGAAAGAAGCGCAGGCTATTATTGAAGTGGCGGACAAAACAGCTTTGAAAAACAAGGAAGATCTTTTAAATGAAGCCAAGAAAAAATCGGAAGAAATTGTGGCTAATACCCAGAAGCAGTTGGAGGAAGAAAAAAAGAAAATGATGAGTGAAGTGAAATCTGAAATAGCCAATTTAGTCGTGGCTGCAACGGGAAAAGTGATTGATGAGAAGATGGATAGCGGAAAGGACAGGGAGATAATAAAGAAGGCTATAGAATAA
- the atpH gene encoding ATP synthase F1 subunit delta: MKISNTQYASALYESAKGKSQSEINEIVANFVKVLAKNNQIKNINSIISKFRDIWNKEEGIVEAEVASREKLDRELRVEIEKFVGKKYNTKNVEIKSIIDSDIKGGIIVRVGDEVMDGSVERQLADLKKKLES; the protein is encoded by the coding sequence ATGAAAATATCCAATACACAATATGCCAGCGCGCTGTATGAATCAGCGAAAGGAAAATCTCAAAGCGAGATTAATGAAATTGTGGCTAATTTTGTGAAAGTTTTGGCGAAAAATAATCAGATTAAAAATATCAATAGCATAATCAGCAAATTCAGAGATATTTGGAACAAGGAAGAAGGAATTGTAGAAGCAGAAGTAGCAAGCCGGGAGAAATTAGATAGAGAATTGAGAGTTGAGATAGAGAAATTTGTTGGAAAGAAATACAATACGAAGAATGTTGAGATAAAGAGTATAATTGATTCAGATATTAAAGGCGGAATTATTGTAAGGGTTGGGGATGAAGTGATGGACGGAAGCGTTGAAAGGCAGTTGGCTGATTTGAAGAAAAAATTAGAGAGTTAA